From one Tsukamurella tyrosinosolvens genomic stretch:
- a CDS encoding SAM-dependent methyltransferase has protein sequence MTNPEPTGAPSTIPLDMDRPNGSRLYDYFLGGTSYLPVDRDAGEEIAREAPHWALGARLTRTFARRAVQTMANAGVEQFLDLGSGITAGGTVHELARLVNPAARTVFVHREPIAYELGRQLIGDDPHAGVLKLDIRDADAVLTHPVTRGLIDFDRPVGLLAVGTFVFLGDEDDPGGLLRRYRRTVVPGSMIALSHLSDDSAHPEIAAELHWVRRRYEQTSTPLHMRPRAEILSWLDGTEILEPGLVRYGRWRPEYPLTEAQLRCDYGYVGLGRVT, from the coding sequence ATGACGAATCCCGAACCGACCGGCGCACCGTCGACGATCCCGCTGGACATGGACCGGCCGAACGGCTCGCGGCTGTACGACTACTTCCTCGGCGGCACCAGCTACCTGCCGGTCGACCGGGACGCGGGCGAGGAGATCGCGCGGGAGGCGCCGCACTGGGCGCTCGGTGCGCGGCTCACCCGGACCTTCGCGCGCCGTGCGGTGCAGACGATGGCCAATGCGGGAGTCGAGCAGTTCCTCGATCTCGGGTCGGGGATCACGGCCGGGGGCACCGTCCACGAGCTGGCGCGCCTGGTCAATCCCGCGGCGCGGACCGTCTTCGTCCACCGCGAGCCGATCGCGTACGAGCTCGGGCGCCAGCTCATCGGCGACGATCCGCACGCGGGGGTGCTCAAACTCGACATTCGCGACGCCGACGCGGTGCTCACGCACCCGGTGACCCGCGGGCTCATCGACTTCGACCGGCCCGTCGGGCTCCTCGCCGTCGGCACCTTCGTCTTCCTCGGCGACGAGGACGACCCCGGCGGCCTGCTTCGCCGTTATCGGCGGACCGTCGTGCCGGGCAGCATGATCGCGCTCTCGCACCTCTCCGACGACTCCGCGCACCCCGAGATCGCCGCCGAGCTGCACTGGGTGCGCCGCCGCTACGAACAGACCTCCACGCCGCTGCACATGCGGCCCCGCGCCGAGATCCTGTCGTGGCTCGACGGCACCGAGATCCTCGAGCCCGGGCTGGTGCGGTACGGCCGGTGGCGCCCCGAGTACCCCCTCACCGAGGCGCAGCTCCGCTGCGACTACGGATACGTCGGCCTGGGCCGGGTCACCTGA
- a CDS encoding sensor domain-containing diguanylate cyclase: protein MPGSSPLGFLARGESVVALLVDEFLMSIADDVYLPLPAAVVRADLLTAFQSVIAALGADDFDPAVGRDVGRLLVSLQITVPAGAAAGGRAIATLPDALVREPSAEVRRRTSLILAEYTAGYAEALTRRIIDGQAVVHRAAQLARRSAEERERQAQARLRVMFEHARSPVFVADERGRILEASSAMTVMMEANPTLLGASGDDVRPLLAEDPADVERVLRELAEADDESVTRFLEHRRLHFLGDSSVGRWALSRVPAEGDRPALLVGVGHDVTELRATHAQLSHLAHHDALTGLPNRRRLREDLTDAPAGRVGFCLVDLDGFKAINDRLGHAVGDRLLGAIATRIGTALTGVGTLYRVGGDEFAVLVSPPFRPGDAAQLVHRALSTPVELPTSDGAEAHVVRVGASVGTTTTAEAGTSVEALIVAADAGLYRSKGARRA from the coding sequence ATGCCGGGATCGTCACCGCTGGGTTTCCTCGCGCGGGGTGAATCCGTCGTCGCCCTGCTCGTGGACGAGTTCCTCATGTCGATCGCGGACGACGTGTATCTCCCGCTGCCGGCCGCCGTGGTCCGGGCGGACCTGCTGACGGCCTTCCAGTCGGTGATCGCCGCGCTCGGCGCCGACGACTTCGACCCGGCGGTGGGCCGCGACGTCGGGCGGCTGCTCGTCTCGCTGCAGATCACCGTGCCCGCGGGCGCGGCGGCGGGTGGCCGCGCCATCGCGACCCTCCCGGACGCGCTGGTCCGCGAACCGTCCGCGGAGGTCCGGCGCCGGACGTCCCTGATCCTGGCGGAGTACACCGCCGGCTACGCCGAGGCCCTCACCCGCCGGATCATCGACGGGCAGGCCGTGGTGCACCGGGCGGCGCAGCTGGCCCGGCGGTCCGCCGAGGAGCGCGAGCGCCAGGCGCAGGCACGGCTGCGGGTGATGTTCGAGCACGCCCGCTCCCCCGTCTTCGTGGCCGACGAGCGCGGCCGCATCCTCGAGGCGAGCTCGGCGATGACCGTGATGATGGAGGCCAATCCGACGCTCCTCGGGGCGTCGGGCGACGACGTGCGGCCGTTGCTCGCCGAGGATCCCGCCGACGTGGAGCGGGTCCTGCGCGAGCTGGCCGAGGCCGACGACGAGAGCGTGACGCGGTTCCTCGAGCACCGTCGGCTGCACTTCCTGGGCGACTCCAGCGTCGGCCGCTGGGCGCTGAGCCGGGTGCCCGCGGAGGGCGACCGGCCGGCGCTGCTCGTGGGCGTCGGGCACGACGTCACCGAGTTGCGGGCCACCCATGCGCAGTTGAGTCACCTCGCCCATCACGACGCGCTGACGGGCCTGCCGAACCGGCGGCGGCTGCGCGAGGACCTCACGGACGCGCCCGCCGGCAGGGTCGGCTTCTGCCTCGTCGACCTCGACGGCTTCAAGGCGATCAACGACCGGCTCGGGCACGCGGTGGGCGACCGGCTGCTCGGCGCGATCGCGACGCGGATCGGCACCGCGCTCACCGGCGTCGGCACCCTGTACCGCGTGGGCGGCGACGAGTTCGCGGTCCTCGTCTCGCCGCCCTTCCGGCCCGGCGACGCGGCGCAGCTCGTGCACCGCGCGCTGTCGACACCGGTCGAGCTGCCCACGTCCGACGGCGCCGAGGCGCACGTGGTGCGGGTCGGCGCGAGCGTCGGCACGACCACGACCGCGGAGGCCGGCACCTCGGTGGAGGCGCTCATCGTCGCGGCGGACGCGGGGCTCTACCGCTCCAAGGGGGCGAGGCGGGCCTGA
- a CDS encoding amino acid permease encodes MAAPSGESTGAAAASDPGLHAGLRARHLIMMSLGSAIGAGLFVGAGKGIALAGPAVLIAYAVAGLVVIAVMRMLGEMVAADPNPGAFSYYAGRALGPGAGFAVGWLWWVQLCLVVAAEAVAAAAILNGLLPGGPPVWVWALVFMVALTALNLAGVRGFGEFEFWFSLIKVVFVALFLIIGVGYLLGWTSAPSPGLGNLTDFAPHGISGVVAALLVVAFAFGGIEIVAVAAAETQDPERTVGRAIRATVWRILVFYVGSVAVILLALPWDDPAVAKEPFVAVLRAAGLPAVGTTLGVVIVVALLSSLNANLYGSSRMLYSLAERGMAPAVAGRANGSGVPVLAVLASSVIGFLAVPATYVWGSEVLDRLLAVVGSTLIVTWLATIASQIVLRRRADRDGTPLPLRMWGYPYLSWAVLAVLLGIVALAIANDGVRDQVLSTAAIVALLWVVGTVHARRQARLAPLER; translated from the coding sequence ATGGCGGCACCGTCGGGCGAGAGCACCGGAGCGGCCGCGGCGTCCGATCCCGGCCTGCACGCAGGGCTCCGCGCCCGGCACCTGATCATGATGAGTCTCGGCTCCGCGATCGGCGCCGGGCTGTTCGTCGGCGCCGGTAAGGGGATCGCCCTGGCCGGCCCGGCGGTGCTCATCGCCTATGCCGTCGCGGGGCTCGTCGTCATCGCCGTGATGCGGATGCTCGGCGAGATGGTCGCCGCCGACCCGAATCCCGGCGCCTTCTCCTACTACGCCGGCCGGGCGCTGGGCCCCGGTGCCGGCTTCGCCGTCGGCTGGCTGTGGTGGGTGCAGCTGTGCCTGGTGGTGGCCGCGGAGGCCGTGGCCGCGGCGGCGATCCTGAACGGGCTGCTGCCCGGCGGACCGCCCGTCTGGGTGTGGGCGCTGGTGTTCATGGTCGCGCTGACCGCGCTGAACCTGGCCGGGGTCCGCGGCTTCGGCGAGTTCGAGTTCTGGTTCTCCCTGATCAAGGTCGTCTTCGTGGCGCTCTTCCTGATCATCGGCGTGGGCTACCTGCTCGGCTGGACGTCGGCGCCGTCGCCGGGCCTCGGCAACCTCACCGACTTCGCGCCCCACGGGATCAGCGGCGTCGTGGCCGCCCTACTGGTAGTGGCGTTCGCGTTCGGCGGCATCGAGATCGTCGCGGTCGCCGCCGCCGAGACGCAGGACCCCGAGCGCACCGTCGGGCGGGCGATCCGCGCGACCGTGTGGCGGATCCTGGTCTTCTACGTCGGCAGCGTCGCGGTGATCCTGCTGGCCCTGCCCTGGGATGACCCGGCCGTCGCGAAGGAGCCCTTCGTCGCCGTGCTGCGCGCCGCCGGGCTGCCCGCGGTCGGCACGACCCTCGGCGTGGTGATCGTGGTCGCGCTGCTCAGCTCGCTCAACGCCAACCTGTACGGCAGCTCGCGGATGCTCTACTCGCTCGCCGAGCGCGGCATGGCGCCCGCGGTCGCGGGCCGCGCCAACGGCTCGGGCGTCCCGGTCCTCGCGGTGCTCGCCAGCTCCGTCATCGGCTTCCTCGCCGTGCCCGCGACGTACGTCTGGGGCTCCGAGGTGCTGGACCGATTGCTCGCCGTCGTCGGGTCGACGCTCATCGTCACCTGGCTCGCGACCATCGCCTCGCAGATCGTGCTGCGCCGCCGCGCGGACCGCGACGGGACGCCGCTACCGCTCCGGATGTGGGGCTACCCCTACCTGTCGTGGGCCGTCCTCGCGGTGCTGCTGGGCATCGTGGCCCTGGCGATCGCGAACGACGGGGTCCGGGACCAGGTGCTCTCGACCGCGGCGATCGTTGCGCTGCTGTGGGTCGTGGGCACCGTGCACGCGCGCCGTCAGGCCCGCCTCGCCCCCTTGGAGCGGTAG
- the purL gene encoding phosphoribosylformylglycinamidine synthase subunit PurL has protein sequence MHVDTVTHAASTPDVDQPYRELGLKDDEYQRIREILGRRPTDAELAMYSVMWSEHCSYKSSKVHLRYFGETTTDEMRSTMLAGIGENAGVVDIGDGWAVTFKVESHNHPSYVEPYQGAATGVGGIVRDIMAMGARPIAVMDQLRFGPADAPDTRRVLDGVVRGVGGYGNSLGLPNVGGETVFDASYAGNPLVNALCAGVLRTEDLHLAFASGKGNKIILFGARTGLDGIGGVSVLASESFDEDEKPKKLPSVQVGDPFMEKVLIECCLDLYREKLVVGIQDLGGAGLSCATSELAAAGDGGMYVDLDQVACRAQGMSAAEILSSESQERMCAVVTPENVDAFMAVCARWDVLATVIGEVTDGEHLVISWQGETVVDAPARTIAHDGPVYQRPVERPAFMDALIADTTAGLRRPASDDELRATALKLLASPALCSRKFITEQYDRYVRGNTVLAEHADGGVIRIDETTQRGIALSTDASGRYTYLDPYVGGQLALAEAYRNVAVTGATPKAVTDCLNFGSPEDPGVMWQFQQAVHGIADGCVALGIPVTGGNVSFYNQTGSTAILPTPVIGVLGVIDDVRRRIPTGLGTEPGETLYLLGDTHDEFDGSIWAQVEHDHLGGVPPRVDLPREKLLADVLTAASRDGLVSAAHDLSEGGLWQAVVEAALAGETGCRLLLPEGSDAFVQLFSESTGRVLVAVPRTEETRFAAMCAARELPAVRIGVVDQGSDSVEVQGRFSVTLADLRAAHEGTLPALFA, from the coding sequence GTGCACGTAGACACGGTGACCCACGCCGCCTCCACGCCCGATGTCGACCAGCCGTACCGCGAGCTCGGACTCAAGGACGACGAATACCAGCGGATCCGCGAGATCCTGGGCCGCCGCCCCACCGACGCCGAGCTCGCCATGTACTCGGTGATGTGGTCGGAGCACTGCTCCTACAAGAGCTCCAAGGTGCACCTGCGCTACTTCGGCGAGACCACCACCGACGAGATGCGGTCGACGATGCTCGCGGGCATCGGCGAGAACGCGGGCGTCGTGGACATCGGCGACGGCTGGGCCGTGACCTTCAAGGTCGAGTCCCACAACCACCCGTCGTACGTCGAGCCGTACCAGGGCGCGGCCACCGGCGTGGGCGGCATCGTCCGCGACATCATGGCCATGGGCGCGCGCCCGATCGCCGTGATGGACCAGCTGCGCTTCGGCCCGGCCGACGCGCCCGACACCCGGCGCGTGCTCGACGGGGTCGTGCGCGGCGTCGGCGGCTACGGCAACTCCCTCGGCCTGCCGAACGTGGGCGGTGAGACCGTCTTCGACGCCTCCTACGCCGGCAACCCGCTGGTCAACGCGCTGTGCGCGGGCGTGCTGCGCACCGAGGACCTGCACCTGGCCTTCGCCTCCGGCAAGGGCAACAAGATCATCCTGTTCGGCGCCCGCACCGGCCTCGACGGCATCGGCGGCGTCTCCGTGCTCGCGTCCGAGAGCTTCGACGAGGACGAGAAGCCCAAGAAGCTGCCGTCGGTGCAGGTGGGCGACCCGTTCATGGAGAAGGTGCTCATCGAGTGCTGCCTCGACCTGTACCGCGAGAAGCTCGTCGTCGGCATCCAGGACCTCGGCGGCGCCGGCCTCTCGTGCGCGACCTCCGAGCTGGCCGCTGCCGGCGACGGCGGCATGTACGTCGACCTCGACCAGGTGGCCTGCCGCGCCCAGGGCATGAGCGCCGCGGAGATCCTGTCCTCCGAGTCGCAGGAGCGCATGTGCGCCGTCGTGACGCCGGAGAACGTCGACGCCTTCATGGCCGTCTGCGCCCGCTGGGACGTGCTCGCCACCGTCATCGGCGAGGTCACCGACGGCGAGCACCTGGTGATCAGCTGGCAGGGCGAGACCGTCGTCGACGCCCCCGCCCGCACGATCGCGCACGACGGCCCCGTGTACCAGCGTCCCGTCGAGCGGCCGGCCTTCATGGACGCGCTCATCGCCGACACCACGGCGGGCCTGCGGCGCCCCGCGTCCGACGACGAGCTGCGTGCCACCGCGCTGAAGCTGCTCGCCTCGCCGGCGCTGTGCTCGCGCAAGTTCATCACCGAGCAGTACGACCGCTACGTCCGCGGCAACACGGTGCTCGCCGAGCACGCCGACGGCGGCGTCATCCGCATCGACGAGACCACGCAGCGCGGCATCGCGCTCTCCACCGACGCCTCGGGCCGCTACACCTACCTCGACCCGTACGTCGGCGGGCAGCTCGCGCTCGCCGAGGCCTACCGCAACGTCGCCGTCACCGGCGCGACCCCGAAGGCCGTCACCGACTGCCTGAACTTCGGCTCGCCGGAGGACCCGGGCGTGATGTGGCAGTTCCAGCAGGCCGTGCACGGCATCGCCGACGGCTGCGTCGCGCTCGGCATCCCCGTGACCGGCGGCAACGTCAGCTTCTACAACCAGACCGGCTCGACCGCGATCCTGCCCACCCCGGTGATCGGCGTGCTCGGCGTCATCGACGACGTCCGCCGCCGCATCCCGACGGGCCTCGGCACCGAGCCCGGCGAGACGCTGTACCTGCTCGGCGACACGCACGACGAGTTCGACGGCTCCATCTGGGCGCAGGTCGAGCACGACCACCTCGGCGGCGTGCCGCCCCGCGTGGACCTGCCGCGCGAGAAGCTGCTCGCCGACGTGCTCACCGCCGCGTCGCGCGACGGCCTCGTCTCCGCCGCGCACGACCTGTCCGAGGGCGGCCTGTGGCAGGCCGTCGTCGAGGCCGCGCTCGCGGGCGAGACGGGCTGCCGCCTGCTGCTCCCCGAGGGCTCGGACGCCTTCGTGCAGCTGTTCAGCGAGTCGACGGGCCGCGTGCTCGTCGCCGTTCCGCGGACCGAGGAGACCCGCTTCGCGGCCATGTGCGCCGCCCGCGAGCTCCCGGCCGTCCGCATCGGCGTGGTCGACCAGGGCAGCGACTCCGTCGAGGTTCAGGGCCGGTTCAGCGTGACGCTGGCCGACCTGCGCGCCGCGCACGAGGGCACGCTGCCCGCGCTGTTCGCCTGA
- the cysC gene encoding adenylyl-sulfate kinase — translation MEILRIATAGSVDDGKSTLIGRLLYESKAVLEDQLSAVAATTAARGEEGVDLALLTDGLRAEREQGITIDVAHRYFATATRKFILADTPGHEQYTRNMVTGASTADVALILVDARHGLTRQSRRHAFLTSLLGVEHVVLCINKMDLVGFDRARFDAIRAEFAEFAAKLEVHDVEAIPVSALLGDNVTERSDNTPWYDGPSLLYHLENVHVVSDRNLIDARLPVQYVIRPRDSDFRGVAGTVASGAFAVGDEVVALPSGFTTTVAELYRPGGAKADRLEAGEAACVRLADHLDVGRGDVLCRPANRPQSATDLDTTVCWFSDTAKLTVGAEYRMLHAHSSEPVRVEALDYRLDTSTLHRDQDATELGLNDIGRVQLTARRPVLFDPYRRGRTLGSFVLVHPQTNETVAAGMITGPTLKSSAVVWHGAAVRREDRATRGGTVWLTGLSASGKSTVACELERLLVARGVPAYRLDGDNLRHGLNADLGFSAADRAENVRRVGAVAQLLADAGTVAIASLISPYREDRDRIRAQHEEAGLPFVEVFVDTPVELCEQRDPKGMYAKARAGEIPEFTGISAPYEEPERPELVLRPDDGEPAEQALVVLDRWLKLRP, via the coding sequence ATGGAGATCCTGCGCATCGCGACCGCCGGCAGCGTGGACGACGGCAAGTCCACGCTCATCGGGCGGCTGCTCTACGAATCCAAGGCCGTGCTGGAGGACCAGCTCAGCGCCGTCGCCGCGACCACCGCCGCCCGGGGCGAGGAGGGAGTCGACCTCGCGCTGCTCACCGACGGCCTGCGGGCCGAGCGCGAGCAGGGCATCACGATCGACGTGGCCCACCGCTACTTCGCCACCGCTACAAGGAAGTTCATCCTCGCCGACACCCCCGGCCACGAGCAGTACACCCGCAACATGGTCACCGGGGCGTCGACCGCCGACGTGGCGCTGATCCTCGTCGACGCCCGGCACGGCCTCACCCGGCAGTCCCGCCGCCACGCCTTCCTCACCTCGCTCCTCGGCGTCGAACACGTCGTGCTGTGCATCAACAAGATGGACCTGGTGGGCTTCGACCGCGCCCGCTTCGACGCCATCCGCGCCGAGTTCGCCGAGTTCGCGGCCAAGCTCGAGGTGCACGACGTGGAGGCCATCCCGGTCTCGGCCCTGTTGGGCGACAACGTCACCGAGCGGTCGGACAATACGCCCTGGTACGACGGGCCGTCGCTGCTCTACCACCTGGAGAACGTGCACGTGGTGAGCGACCGCAACCTCATCGACGCGCGCCTGCCCGTGCAGTACGTGATCCGCCCCCGCGACAGCGACTTCCGCGGCGTGGCCGGCACCGTCGCGTCCGGGGCGTTCGCGGTCGGCGACGAGGTGGTCGCGCTCCCGTCGGGCTTCACCACGACGGTGGCCGAGCTGTACCGGCCCGGCGGGGCGAAGGCCGACCGGCTGGAGGCGGGGGAGGCCGCGTGCGTACGGCTCGCCGACCACCTCGACGTGGGCCGCGGCGACGTGCTCTGCCGGCCCGCCAACCGGCCGCAGTCCGCGACCGACCTGGACACCACCGTCTGCTGGTTCTCCGACACCGCGAAGCTCACCGTCGGCGCCGAGTACCGGATGCTGCACGCCCACAGTTCCGAGCCCGTGCGGGTGGAGGCGCTCGACTACCGGCTGGACACCAGCACCCTGCACCGCGACCAGGACGCCACCGAGCTCGGGCTCAACGACATCGGCCGCGTGCAGCTCACCGCGCGCCGCCCCGTCCTCTTCGACCCGTACCGGCGGGGCCGCACCCTCGGCAGCTTCGTGCTGGTGCACCCGCAGACCAACGAGACCGTCGCCGCCGGGATGATCACCGGCCCCACGTTGAAATCCAGTGCCGTCGTCTGGCACGGCGCGGCCGTGCGCCGCGAGGACCGCGCGACGCGCGGCGGCACCGTCTGGCTGACGGGGCTCTCCGCGTCGGGCAAGTCGACGGTGGCGTGCGAGCTCGAGCGCCTGCTGGTCGCGCGGGGCGTGCCCGCCTACCGGCTCGACGGCGACAACCTGCGGCACGGGCTCAACGCCGACCTCGGTTTCTCGGCCGCCGACCGCGCCGAGAACGTGCGCCGCGTGGGGGCCGTCGCGCAACTGCTCGCGGACGCGGGCACGGTGGCGATCGCGTCGCTGATCAGTCCGTACCGCGAGGACCGCGACCGGATCCGGGCCCAGCACGAGGAGGCGGGCCTGCCGTTCGTCGAGGTCTTCGTCGACACCCCCGTCGAGCTGTGCGAACAGCGCGATCCCAAGGGGATGTACGCCAAGGCGAGGGCCGGTGAGATCCCCGAGTTCACCGGCATCAGCGCGCCCTACGAGGAGCCGGAGCGGCCCGAGCTGGTGCTGCGCCCGGACGACGGGGAGCCCGCGGAACAGGCGCTGGTGGTGCTGGACCGCTGGCTGAAACTCCGGCCGTGA
- the cysD gene encoding sulfate adenylyltransferase subunit CysD encodes MVETTVAADHLRVLEAEAVYVFREVAATFERPVLLFSGGKDSVVMVHLAAKAFWPAAIPFPVLHIDTGHNFDEVLAFRDQLASERGLRLVVGSVQDDIDSGAVVEPTGPGATRNRLQTATLLRTIGEQRFDAAFGGARRDEDKARAKERIFSFRDRFGQWDPRAQRPELWNIFNGLHTKGEHIRVFPLSNWTELDIWQYIAAEAIALPSLYYAHEREVIERDGMLLSTGPLVAPQPGETPQRRTVRFRTVGDATCTGAVESDATTPDAVVAEVATTRITERGATRADDRISEAGMEDRKKEGYF; translated from the coding sequence GTGGTGGAGACGACGGTCGCCGCGGATCATCTGCGGGTCCTCGAGGCGGAGGCGGTGTACGTCTTCCGGGAGGTGGCCGCCACCTTCGAGCGGCCCGTGCTGCTGTTCTCGGGCGGCAAGGATTCGGTGGTCATGGTGCACCTCGCGGCCAAGGCCTTCTGGCCCGCCGCGATCCCGTTCCCGGTGCTGCACATCGACACCGGGCACAACTTCGACGAGGTGCTCGCGTTCCGCGACCAACTCGCCTCCGAACGCGGCCTGCGGCTGGTGGTCGGCAGCGTGCAGGACGACATCGACTCGGGTGCCGTCGTCGAGCCCACCGGTCCCGGTGCCACGCGCAACCGGCTGCAGACGGCGACGCTGCTGCGCACGATCGGCGAGCAGCGGTTCGACGCCGCCTTCGGCGGGGCCCGCCGCGACGAGGACAAGGCCCGCGCCAAGGAGCGGATCTTCAGCTTCCGCGACCGCTTCGGGCAGTGGGACCCCCGCGCGCAGCGCCCCGAACTGTGGAACATCTTCAACGGCCTGCACACCAAGGGCGAGCACATCCGCGTCTTCCCGCTCTCCAACTGGACCGAGCTGGACATCTGGCAGTACATCGCCGCCGAGGCGATCGCGCTGCCGTCGCTGTACTACGCGCACGAGCGCGAGGTGATCGAGCGCGACGGGATGCTGCTGTCGACCGGACCGCTCGTCGCGCCCCAGCCCGGCGAGACGCCCCAGCGCCGGACCGTGCGCTTCCGCACCGTCGGCGACGCGACGTGCACCGGCGCCGTGGAATCGGACGCCACCACCCCCGACGCCGTCGTGGCCGAGGTCGCCACCACGCGCATCACCGAGCGCGGTGCGACCCGCGCCGACGACCGGATCTCGGAGGCGGGCATGGAAGACCGGAAGAAGGAGGGCTACTTCTGA
- a CDS encoding helix-turn-helix domain-containing protein yields the protein MTETVEPAERAGAAGRTSPPTARVVAVLDFLSRHERERFGISELARRVGLSKPTCLGIAATLVESGYLIRDDRDKTYRLGPALIPLGRAARTSLRADPAGGDVLAGLWEAYGHPVSLSGVVGDRVTVLDVAVDPGRPAMVKVGDSYPFTPPIGLMYVLWDRTGRLERWLARDRVRADGDRLARVIETCRADGYLVELLTPAGQQLYRLMAGVPGDIPAELRALLGEVVAGIGDRVHLRGEADAAGASQNVSVISAPVYDGDGAQAMVASLYVSAELDEAGIAERAAALIAAADRITVRIGGRKPGR from the coding sequence ATGACGGAAACGGTGGAGCCGGCGGAGCGGGCCGGGGCGGCGGGGCGTACGTCGCCGCCGACTGCGCGCGTGGTGGCCGTCCTCGACTTCCTGTCCCGGCACGAGCGCGAGCGGTTCGGCATCTCGGAGCTCGCGCGGCGCGTGGGCCTGAGCAAGCCGACGTGCCTCGGCATCGCCGCCACGCTGGTCGAATCGGGGTACCTGATCCGCGACGACCGGGACAAGACCTACCGCCTCGGGCCCGCGCTGATCCCGCTCGGCCGGGCCGCCCGCACCTCGCTGCGGGCCGACCCCGCCGGCGGCGACGTGCTCGCCGGGCTCTGGGAGGCCTACGGGCACCCGGTCTCCCTCTCGGGCGTCGTCGGCGACCGGGTGACGGTGCTCGACGTGGCCGTCGATCCCGGTCGCCCCGCGATGGTGAAGGTGGGGGACAGCTACCCGTTCACCCCGCCGATCGGGCTCATGTACGTGCTCTGGGACCGCACCGGCCGGCTCGAACGGTGGCTCGCCCGCGACCGGGTCCGCGCCGACGGGGACCGGCTCGCGCGGGTCATCGAGACCTGCCGCGCCGACGGCTACCTCGTCGAGCTGCTCACCCCCGCGGGGCAGCAGCTGTACCGGCTCATGGCGGGCGTGCCGGGCGACATCCCGGCCGAGTTGCGGGCGCTGCTCGGCGAGGTGGTCGCGGGCATCGGCGACCGCGTCCACCTGCGGGGCGAGGCGGACGCGGCCGGAGCGTCGCAGAACGTCAGCGTGATCTCGGCGCCCGTCTACGACGGTGACGGCGCGCAGGCGATGGTGGCGAGCCTGTACGTCAGTGCCGAGCTGGACGAGGCGGGGATCGCCGAGCGGGCGGCCGCCCTCATCGCCGCCGCCGACCGCATCACCGTGCGGATCGGGGGCCGTAAGCCCGGTCGCTGA
- a CDS encoding SDR family oxidoreductase — protein MAGLGLDGRVVVIAGAGPALGAVLARRFADEAAQVVLVARTAERLEAMAAEIDGAVAIPADITDEESLAALATQVQERFGRVDAVINNAFTYPSMQRLVKTDPAHILQSVDLMALGALRTVLAFREALAAADGGGAVVNVNSMVIRHSDLRYGGYKAGKTAQLALAQSLATELGPEGIRINSVVPGWIWGDTLKAYFEYRASTKGVTVEEDYADAASNSDLRRLPTEDEVASAVLFLASPRASGITGQTLDVNCGEFHV, from the coding sequence ATGGCCGGGCTGGGACTCGACGGCAGGGTCGTCGTCATCGCGGGGGCCGGGCCGGCCCTCGGCGCGGTGCTCGCCCGACGGTTCGCCGACGAGGCCGCGCAGGTCGTCCTCGTCGCACGGACAGCGGAGCGGCTGGAGGCCATGGCCGCCGAGATCGACGGCGCTGTCGCGATCCCCGCGGACATCACCGACGAGGAGTCGCTCGCCGCGCTGGCGACGCAGGTGCAGGAGCGGTTCGGCCGGGTCGACGCGGTGATCAACAACGCCTTCACGTATCCGTCCATGCAGCGCCTGGTGAAGACCGACCCGGCGCACATCCTGCAGAGCGTCGACCTCATGGCGCTCGGCGCGCTGCGCACCGTGCTCGCCTTCCGCGAGGCCCTCGCCGCCGCGGACGGCGGCGGGGCCGTGGTGAACGTGAACTCGATGGTGATCCGCCACTCCGACCTGCGCTACGGCGGCTACAAGGCCGGGAAGACGGCGCAGCTCGCGCTCGCGCAGTCCCTCGCCACCGAGCTCGGCCCCGAGGGCATCCGGATCAATTCCGTGGTGCCGGGATGGATCTGGGGCGACACGCTCAAGGCCTACTTCGAGTACCGCGCGAGCACCAAGGGCGTCACGGTGGAGGAGGACTACGCCGACGCGGCGAGCAACTCCGACCTGCGTCGCCTGCCCACCGAGGACGAGGTGGCCTCGGCGGTCCTGTTCCTCGCCTCACCCCGCGCGTCCGGCATCACGGGCCAGACGCTCGACGTCAACTGCGGAGAGTTCCATGTCTGA